The DNA segment CGACGGCGGTTGCCCTCGCCGCGGCGCTGGGCGCTGACGTGTGCGAGATCTACACCGACGTCGACGGCATCTACACCGCAGACCCGCGGGTTGTCCCGAGCGCAAAGAAGATCGAGGAGATCTCCAGCGAGGAGATGCTCGAAATGGCTGCTTCGGGCGCGAAAATTCTGCACCTGCGCAGCGTGGAATACGCGCGGCGGTTCGGGGTCCGGCTCCACGTGCGCTCATCGTTCAGTGACCACGTTGGCACCTGGGTGCTTCCCAGCCCTGACGACCAGATCAAGATTCAAGAGGGAGATCCCATGGAACAACCCATCATCTCGGGCGTGGCCCATGACCGATCGGAAGCCAAGGTCACGGTGGTGGGTGTCCCCGACATCCCGGGCAAGGCCGCCGAAATTTTCGGTATCGTCGCGGGCGCCCACTCCAACATCGACATGATCGTGCAGAACGTCTCCACGCACGGATCCGGCCGCACTGACATCTCCTTTACGCTGCCGATCGTCGAGGGCTCAGACGCCCTGGCCGCGCTGAAGGCCGCGCAGGAACGGGTGGGATACGAGAGCGTCGACTACGACGAAAAGATCGGGAAGCTCTCCCTGATCGGCGCGGGCATGCGATCCAACCCGGGCGTCTCCTACCGGTTCTTCAAGGCCCTCTCCGACGCCGGCGTGAACATCGACATGATCTCGACCTCGGAGATCCGCATCTCGGTGGTGACCGACGCGGACCTGCTGGACCGCGCAGTCCGCGCAGTGCATGCCGCGTTTGACCTCGACGGCGAGTCGGTGGCCACGGTCCACGCGGGGACCGGGCGCTAAACCTCGGTGTGTAGGGCCTTCTTGCCCGTGTAGTCCGTGTATCTCACCGGTGGCTCCGGCGAGCGGACCGGCGGGTGCTCCTTCCGCACGGCGTAGTGATGCCCCGCGGAATCCTCCTCCACCTCAAAACCAGCGAGGTCCGCTTCCGATGCCTGCTCAAACTCGTCGTGCCGGTGAACGACCGGGAGGGTAGGATCACTGCGCTCGGCGGGGCCCATGAACACCCTGGCCGGGTTCTTCAGCCACTTCCGGGGGGACCGCTTCTTGGAATTGCTCATTCGAACCGCCTTCTCTCTGTGCGATACGCCTGAAGCTAATTTTACTGCCGAACCGCAGAAAAGGCGCCGCCGCTTTCGGGGGTCTTTCCTTCTCCTTCCGGCCCGCATGCACCAGAATCGGGAGGACAATCAACGCCACCCACCCGAAGGATCATTCATGCGGAAGTCAACGACGAAAATCTGGCAGACCGTCCATGCCGCAAGACGCGAGCTGGTCGAAGACCTGTCGTCGGTGAGCGGCGACGAATGGCTGACCCCGTCGCTTTGCCCGGGCTGGGATATCCACGATGTCCTGGCCCACCTGGTCGATACAGCCCGCACCGGCCGTGCGTCGTTCGCCAGGGGCCTGCTGGCGGCCCGACTTGATTTTGATCGGCTGAATGAGATCGGTATCGCCAGGGCTAAACACTCCGACCCGCGGGATACCCTTGCCGCGCTCGGCCGCGACGCGTATCTCACCCGGACACCGCCTGCGAACCTGGCCACCCGGCTGGTCGAAGCCTTTGTGCACGGTGAGGACATCCGCCGGCCCCTCGGCATCCCGGCAAGGTATCCCCACGACGCGGTAGCCACCGCCCTCGACTACCAGCTGAAAACCCGTGTCTCCTATGGCGGAGGGCGGGAGCGCGCGCATAATCTCCGGCTGGTTGACCGGGACACCGGCGCCTCGTGGGGCCAGGGGGACACCGTCGAGGCCGACGGCATCGATCTGCTCCTCGCCGTCTCGGGGCGAACGGTGGAGGCCGCCCGCCTCACGGGCGGCGGCGCCCCGCGCCTGAGCGGTCATGCGGCAGCGGGCTAGTTCTTCGGCACGATATAGGTGCTGCCGTCGGGGCGCTTCACCGTTTCCCACTGCGACGCGTCAGCCTCCCGCTCCTTCAGCAACGCCTGATTCTCGCGTGTCATCGGGTGATCCAGCGAGCTGCTCTGCGCGGGACCGAAAACGGCCCGCGCGCGGCCGGTCGCCGTCATGAACCGCTGTACAAAACTTGGCTTAGCCATCTCGTTCCTTCCACGCGTCCTGATCGGCAAGATGGTGCCGTCCCTTCCCATTATCCTCCCGGTGGATCCCCCGGGTTTGCGCCCGGGATCCCGTGAACCCCCGGGGACCCCCGGGAGGCCGCGGTGAGACACTGGAAGGGTGATCAGCCCACCCAGCAGCGCGACGGCACCCCCCAGCGCTCCCACCCTGACGGTGCTCCAGCGTGAGGAATGGCTCGCCGCCGCGGCAGCACACCGGGACCGGGTGGAGCCGTTTGCCCGGCCTTACCTTCAGCGGCGCGCCGCTGGGAAGAAACACCCGGTGGAGGATTTCCTGTTCACCTATTACACCCAGAAACCTGGCCCGCTGGCGCGGTGGCACCCGGGCGCCGGCGTCGTCCTGATTGGGCCCGAGGCCGCCGAGCGGGCCAGCTGGAAGCACTATCGGCCGATTAGCGCCGCGGAGCGCGTAGCCCTCGACCTGCCGGACGACGTCGACGCCGTCACCGGAGACGTTGAGGGGTTCCGGCGCGACCGGGCTGAGGCACTGGACTTCGCTGCGATCATCGTCCGGCGCACCCAGGCCCGGCGAGCCCAGTTGGGTTGCTTTGGGCTGCACGAGTGGGCCATGGCCTACCGGTCGCAGGTAAACGGCATCCGGCATGAGTACCTTGAACTGCGGCTCGGTGCTGCCGGTACCGACCAGCTGGTTCAGGACAGCAGGATCACGTGCACCCACTTTGATGCGTTCCGCTTCTACACCCCGCAGGCGACACCCCTGAACACCCTTCAGCCCACCCGGGAGACACAACGCGACCTGGAACAGCCTGGCTGCCTTCACGCCAATATGGATCTGTACAAGTGGGCGTACAAGCTCACTCCCCTGCTTCCCAGCGACCTGGTGATGGACTGTTTTGAACTGGCCTGGCGGATCCGTGCCATGGACATGCGTGCCTCGCCGTATGACCTGGGAGCATGGGGGTACGCGCCGATCCGTATCGAAACGCCTGAGGGGCGTGCCGAATACGCGCGCCTCCAGCGCGGTTTCTCCGAAGAGTCCCAGGCGCTCCGGCAACAATTGGGTACCGCTTTGGAAAGCGTGGAACTGCTCACAAACGAGCCAGCGTTGAGCTAGGTGAAGGAACGGTTCCAGTCCAGAGCAGCATCCGATAGCCACGGCAGAGTCGCCGTCGGCTGGTGAAGGAGTTTCAATGATCCGCGACCGTCTGGCACGTCGACAGCTCTCGACCAGCAGATTTCTGGTGGGTTCCGGCCTTGCACTGCTGGTGCTTGCCGGGTGTGGCGCCGAAAGCGGCGGCACGGCACCAAACACCACGCTAGGTTCCCCGACCACCGTCCCCCAGAGTGAGACGCCCGCGCCTTCCGGGCAGCCGACGCCCGAAACCTCGGACCCAGCGACCGGCAACGCCGCCGCCGAGTCCCAA comes from the Arthrobacter sp. CAN_C5 genome and includes:
- a CDS encoding aspartate kinase, coding for MSLIVQKFGGSSVGDAAGIKRVAQRVVQTQRAGHQVVVVVSAMGDSTDELLDLASQVSNDAVANPREMDMLLSAGERISMALLAMGIHGLGASAQSFTGSQAGMITDAIHGRARIISVSPHRIRTAIDRGDVAIVAGFQGMSRESNDITTLGRGGSDTTAVALAAALGADVCEIYTDVDGIYTADPRVVPSAKKIEEISSEEMLEMAASGAKILHLRSVEYARRFGVRLHVRSSFSDHVGTWVLPSPDDQIKIQEGDPMEQPIISGVAHDRSEAKVTVVGVPDIPGKAAEIFGIVAGAHSNIDMIVQNVSTHGSGRTDISFTLPIVEGSDALAALKAAQERVGYESVDYDEKIGKLSLIGAGMRSNPGVSYRFFKALSDAGVNIDMISTSEIRISVVTDADLLDRAVRAVHAAFDLDGESVATVHAGTGR
- a CDS encoding maleylpyruvate isomerase family mycothiol-dependent enzyme; amino-acid sequence: MRKSTTKIWQTVHAARRELVEDLSSVSGDEWLTPSLCPGWDIHDVLAHLVDTARTGRASFARGLLAARLDFDRLNEIGIARAKHSDPRDTLAALGRDAYLTRTPPANLATRLVEAFVHGEDIRRPLGIPARYPHDAVATALDYQLKTRVSYGGGRERAHNLRLVDRDTGASWGQGDTVEADGIDLLLAVSGRTVEAARLTGGGAPRLSGHAAAG
- a CDS encoding 3-methyladenine DNA glycosylase, which codes for MISPPSSATAPPSAPTLTVLQREEWLAAAAAHRDRVEPFARPYLQRRAAGKKHPVEDFLFTYYTQKPGPLARWHPGAGVVLIGPEAAERASWKHYRPISAAERVALDLPDDVDAVTGDVEGFRRDRAEALDFAAIIVRRTQARRAQLGCFGLHEWAMAYRSQVNGIRHEYLELRLGAAGTDQLVQDSRITCTHFDAFRFYTPQATPLNTLQPTRETQRDLEQPGCLHANMDLYKWAYKLTPLLPSDLVMDCFELAWRIRAMDMRASPYDLGAWGYAPIRIETPEGRAEYARLQRGFSEESQALRQQLGTALESVELLTNEPALS